The Musa acuminata AAA Group cultivar baxijiao chromosome BXJ2-5, Cavendish_Baxijiao_AAA, whole genome shotgun sequence genomic interval ATGACTATCTTGCTTCCAGGAGGTTGTTCCTTGTTTGGTTGACATGTATGTTCTCATAAATCACTCCAATTTCTTCCTCCAAACGCCATATGAATTCCCTGTTTATGTTCTTCGTCAAGTGAGTGAAGACGTCGCTGATGGTCCACAAACGATGAAGCCGTAGTTGATATGTCTCGATGCAACATAACAACTCGAAAGAACAACCTATGTTCTTGCACCGAGCCCTGATGGCACTCCTCGTTCCGACATGTCCACTTCGTTGCGTTGCAGAGTTGTCAAATGGAATCGCCTCTCCATTTGCTTGTGGTGCAAAAGACGGTTGGTTTCAGATCTTGGAACTCTGAAAATTACACTCACCGAATAGTTGGAGTAATATATGCTCCACAAACGTCGATCCACTCTAACGTATCCATCCATGTACTCGAATCCTCCTTGGCTTCTCTTTCTGATCTCCTTCGCCTGTCAACAGCCATAGTTGCTGCGTCAACACACTCTCCTGTAGAGCCAGGTTTTCTCCTAGTTAGATTCCTTTTCTCCTTGTTTTGTGCCTACGGTGTCAATTTCTCTTAGCGATCTTGACGTCGTCTGGTGGCGATGCTTGACCTACAGAACGTTGCAACTTACTGCGGTGGAAGGGACGATACGAACCTCTACGTCACGATTCTACGACTCATAATATCCTTAGAAAACTATTATGGTAGTAAGAATACCATGGTATCCTTGTATATTTCATTTTTTGGATACATGTAAGTTAACACAAAAAAATGTCTAAAGTAAATTTATATAATCATGCAGGATTGCatgtgaaaaaaaatatattttctttcttaagatgTAAATTTCTAGCAATATATGATTCCGATTGTGGAGGTGGGCGATGGCAGTGGCGGCGACGGCCGTCCGACGCATCCGCTTGAAGGAATTCCAACGGATGAGAATGGCCGGGCGCTTTGATGGATGCGCAAAAGCCGCATCTTCGAACGTGGTCCCATCCTGCGCGGGTGGGCCAGGCCACAGCTTTCCAGTGCTGCATCCTGTCCCTCGGTACCGCGGTCCCCACCGCGACCGACCCCGGTACGTACGTGGGTACGTCGAGCTGCGCGGCCGGGCACGGACGCGGCGCCAACCATCGGCGATTGGTCGAACGACAGCGTCGGTCCACAACGTGTTTCCGGAGTGGGCCCGATCGTGGCTCACCGGGGCCGGCCCAGTGATTGGAAAGTTCAGTggctgaagagagagagagagagagagagagaaaggagggGCCCAGTGACTGTGCCGTCGTTGCACAGGGAAGGAAGCACACAAAGTTGCACGTCAAGAACACCTGCGATGCAACCAATTCTGTAGAAGTTCACCGGTCATTCCACCTATTTAAGCTGACAGTCACATTGTACCCAAGTTCGGATGCAAATGGATGCATCCGATATGCCCGCCTACTGCGTCGTTTTTGCGTGTGATACCGAAGATGTATGTCTATCGTGTAGTTCTTAATATGGTACTGGTTCGTGATCAGGGATTAGGGATCGAGAAGTCGTTCTTgacatggagaagatggtactaaTTTGGTGCAGAGGAAAGATGGACAGTGCTCGAgagtctctccctctctcctgTATTGCCTACCTATACATCATCAGTTTGTTAAAGGATACTCTCGTTTTCATAAGATAATAATCTTCACAACATTTTCATCGACAGTGGGTAGCATCTCGATTCTCTATCATTACACAATAAAACTGTCTACAGTTTGATACTATTAGGGTAGACTTGACTTGTTGAGGATCCACCTCTCTCAGCTCATTTTTGGCATGCATGGAGCAGCCGTCACCTGTCTTCACCTCTCTCCTGTGCAATGCCATTAACCCAAAAGCTTAAAGGCTAAGAATCTCTCTCTACCAACCAAACactatcaagaaaaataaaatatacaaGCACTCAAGGCAGAAACAAACCCCCCCTtccttttgcttcatgtcttcttgactctctctctctctctcccccttcttTGTGTTCTCTGCAACTCCTTGTGGATGGGATTCTCCACCACCTCTTGAGCCCTGAACCTTTTGCCATAAAGGAAATCGATCATAAAGGGAGAAGGTGGTGGAGGAACAAAAGACAGGGAAGATAACAAGGGCAGCCAGCCATGGTTTTCCCATCCGTTCCCGTCTATCTAGATCCACCTAATTGGAACCAGGTAAGCTCTCTTCTCTTTTCCTCCAATACCTTCCACCTCCAAAAGTCATGGCGAAACAAGTAAAAAATTCTCATGCTTTTGCACAATCTCTTGTTGAATATACCGGCGGCACTAATTTCTTGTTGTATcccttccttcttttcttctcttcttcttggtGATTACCTTAGCAGCTGCAAGCTCATCAGCAAGGGAGCAGTAGCGGCGGCGGGGCTTCCCAGCTCCCGCCAGGGATGGCAGCCCCACGCCCTGAAGGTGGCATGTCTGCCACGATCAGGCCCGGATCGATGGTGGACCGAGCTCGGCTCGCGAAGATCCCTCAGCCGGAGCCGGGGCTCAAGTGCCCTCGTTGCGACTCTACCAACACCAAATTCTGCTACTTCAACAACTACTCCTTGTCGCAGCCACGCCACTTCTGCAAGACATGCCGACGTTACTGGACGCGGGGGGGGGCCCTCCGCAACGTCCCCGTCGGTGGTGGTTGCCGACGCAACAAACGGACCAAGTCCGCCGGTGGCAGCGCCTCAAGGTCCTCGACTACGACCACTCAGACCGgcgcctcctcctcgtcctccaccGCCACATCGTCGGGCGTGGGTAGTGCAATCACATCCAACGCACTGCTTACTCCGCAGCTGCCCTTCATGGCCTCATTGCACCCGCTGCCTGACTTCGGAGCCACCAACTTCGGGATGGGCTTCTCGGGCATCCAACCCGTGGATGCATTGGACTATCAGctgggcggcggcagcagcggcagcggcagcggtgcccCATTGGGCGGCGGCATCGGGATGGAAAACTTGAGGCTTCCGCAAATGCAGCAATTTTCCTCGCTGGGGGGACTGGACCTGCCCCAGCCACCGGCACCGGCGCCAACTTCTGGGTTCTTCCCTTTCGTTGGTGAAGGCGGCGGGTTCGTCGGGGGATCATTTACATGGCAAGTTCAAACGAAACCGGTTGGTTCCGGGCTCATCACGCAGCTGGCTTCGGTGAAGATGGAAGACAGTCAACAGCTGTTCAATTTCCCCAGACCGCATCTTGGCATGTCTCGCAACGATCCATTctggagcggcagcggcagcggcggcggcggtggagccaGCAGTAGCGGCACCGGTGGATGGGCGACGGATCTTTCCGGATTCAACTCTTCATCTGGCAGTATCTTGTAATTGTATCTCTCCTGCAGGGACCTCACAACATGGAAGCTTACGTTTTTTGCCATGGCTTCGAAACCAACCACTTGACTCGAGAAAGAAGGACGAAGCAAGCAGTAGATCACTATAGCCCGACTTAACCTCTGTGATGGTGGATGGCATATGCTACTACAAGCTGTCTAAAAGAACTCTAGAGATGGTAGGTAGGTTTCTCGTTTCAGATTATTGGGATTGGTGTTCTTCCTGTTTCTTAATGTCGCAGTATCTTACCATAGCTATGGTTACACAAATCAGATGCATGAGACGTTAAAGCATAGTATTTCCGACTTGTCCAAATTGATATGAGCAACAATGTTTCTTCTCATCTCATCTCCGCCTTCAAACGTGTATCTCATTGTTCACATCATCGGTATTCTCTTCCAACTGTATATGTCATTCCAATTACATCCGAGTACAGGACATACTTGTACATCCAAAACGTTCGTACAGATCTGAGGATTTGTCATAGCATCATATCAATATGATTGGCTTGATTTTTCTTACTAGGGGTATCTTGAAATAGCAAGGAGTAGCTAAGGTTTAGGTATTCCCTGAAATTGTGAAATAGGAATGAATGTTTAGGGTCTTCattttccatctctctctctctctctctctctacctatctatctatctatccatctGTCTGTCTATGGATGTGGGTGTGTGCTTGTCTTCCCTCCATGGAGGGTGCTGCTGCAACTTCAAGAGCTAGATGATCACCATTCCGAGGAACATTACGTTGGAAAGGGTGGGTTCTACGACTTGTAGATTTATAATCTCGCTTAAAGTGGCAATGTTTCCAAGTGAAGCCTTTTTTCTGCACTTTGGTATGATTCCATTCAGATTAAAGCCTTGAGTTCTCATCTTTTAAGAGATAGATGGGAAGAACAACTTTTGACCAGCATGTATCGATGTGTATAGATGCGTTGGCATGTTCGTGTGAGACGTACGTGTACTCTCCGATGTACGTATGATCATACATCTTGTTTGTAGGTTTTGACACCTCCGTTGCTCCATGCAGAGATAAAAAGGGTTTTAACTACATTGGATTCTGGCCTTTTGATTTCTGGAGTATGTCAGTTTGATCATATTATGTTCCGCTCACTCGGAAAAATATGAATGTTATTTTTAATCTCCGTAATATCTCGAGAATGTCAGTGCATTATTGTCCTCCTGTTATTACTTGATcaagcttattattattattattattattattattattttggcatCAGATTTTGCAGGGTAAGTTCCTTTTAAGTTCATGTAGTGACTGTAATGCACTGTCTTTAATCTTACAGCAGTACGGGGTCCTACTTATCCCCAAAGGAGGAATCTATGTGCATGTGCATTCATGGATCCATTAACATCCACACACACACGCAAATAGGAGACAGAGGGACATTTACTTTTATCTGCGCAGCGTGTTGTTGGATTTGATTTGAGCTCATCAGCCAATGAGAGGAGTAACttcttatcctctctctctctctctgtgtcgttCTTCTGAACTCTTCTCTGTATTGGGCGGCGTCGCACGTATTTATGGACGTAGGAATATTGTGATACGGAAGAACAAAGCAAAAGAGGCCAAGAAGTCACAAAAATCCATGCATGCCACCAAGAATTCGTTAGCGAATCATAAGACGGGGAAGGCCGGTGGTAGGAGAGCACGCAGTCATGCAGTGAAACGACGAAGAGCGAGAAGGAAGGAAGGGAAGAGGAAAACGAGGAGAGGAAAGCTGTGAGGGTGAAATGGCCAAAAGCTCCATGGCCTATTTGTTTAAGGGGTCCATGCCTCAGGGAATCTGGCTTCTCGTCGCTTTCCCAGAGACCAAGGCCGTCCCCTCCTTCTTAGCCCTTCAGAGAATAAAGGTAGTCTGAGTCCACGTACAAATAAAAGGAAAAGGcaaaaacaagagagagagagagagagagagagagagagagagaagcctcCCTTCCCTGCGTTTTGGTTGTCAGTGAGGTGTGATAGTAGTAGAAGTGGAAACCAagagagggtgtgtgtgtgtgggagAGAAGAAAGCAAAAGCAAAAGAAAGGAAGCAATGGGTGTACGGGAATTGCAATCCAAAGTAGAAGTGTGCATTGTGTGGGAGCTCGGAATTCTATGGACGATAATACATGATAACAGTGCCGATGGCGCTGTTGTGAGAGTGCATACATGAAGCGTTCTTCTGTTTCGGGAAGCAGAAGAGAGGGGGCAGCCTTAGCTTTATGAGCTGTCCCTCCTCGCCTCCTCGGTGAAACAGcagatgaggaggagagggaggattAAAGAAGGGAGGTGGTGTGGTGGTGGACGGCGAAGAGGCCACCACCATCAGATTCCTCGCTTTGCCTCTCACATGACCTCAATCATGctctgaaataataataataaatatacatacatatatgcacgTATCATCTCCTGCCACCACATAGATTACAGTTTAGAACATGCTAAGTATAATATTATGATCGACGAGGAAGATCTTCTCTGTTTTTTTCTTTCCTGAGAACTGAATGGTACGGCGAGATGGAAGAGAAACGAGCACAACACAGGCAGCAGAGATCCAAGCCTGCTACTGTTTTCCTGCCCCTCTCTTTTGTTCCTTTGGATTGCCATGCAAATCCACCTCAAGTGCACGCATCCCACCATAGGATGCAGTTAATTCCTTTCATTCCGTACCATCCATTTTATGGTGAATGCACATTAGCATTCATCGCCCCTCTCTTACGCAAACTATTCACCCCATTCGAGATTCGGTAAAGGATAGATGTTAAGAAAATGTTTCGCTCATACGTAAGAATATTCTCTCCGACTAAATCGACTATAAAATGCCTTTGCTAGAAATGAATGATCACCTTTGACCTCGGTCTTCTTATGGGTTGACTATGGAATAAGCGTTTGAGAGCGATCGAGTTTTCTTTTTGGTCACGTAAGACTTGTTATATCAAATCATCATCGACATCTGCCACGTTACCAGTGAATCTTGTGAGCTTCTGAGGTCTTCCTCCGACCTTAGGCATCTGCCGTGTTGTTCAGATACCTACCAGAGACGTCGCCGAGGATCATGGACGACAACCTCTGCAACTCGTGCCCATCCTCACCCTCCTTGTTCATGCATCATGGATGGATCCCAGCTTGCAGCTTTCCACTCGAAAGATGGCACGAAAGGTACAACAAGTTTTAACTCGAAATTTAGACTGACGGACAACATTTTAAGAGATTACGACAACGAGCTTAGTCCCTGAAAAAGTGGTGCCAGAAGAATCATCATTCGACATGAACTCAGCTTTCCGGTGGATTACATTAAGGCGTGGGTTGTGAATTCTGATCTGAAATCCGAACGAGAATATCTTTTGCTTTTTGGATGCAGAGAGGCTAACTCTCCAGCTTTACCTGTGCCCATCCTCAACACAGACCCACAATATTCTAATTAATACCCTGTGGTGCCCGGTCCTCCGATAAGAAGAAGATGATCGGTGATAGTGCTAATTCGTGACGATGTAAGGCGGATTCATCGACAGGCAAATGCCGATGGATGATGATCGACAGCTCAGTCTCCCACTAATGATTTGCTATGTGACGTAGAAAAGAGCACACAAAATTTTGACTTAAAACATGCTTCCGGTCAAGAGTCCAAACTGGGTTACACTGCCGGTTGACTTCCTGCGTCGTAGCGATCGAGAAACCGATCCTCCTCCTCTCTATTCGGCTTAATCTCCGAATCATGTTTGTCTCTGAGTACAGTCGAATGCAGAAAACACACGTATCAGCTACCGAAAGAATGCGAAATAAGTTTGGGCTGCACATACAATCCAATCCTGGAAAGGCTCTGCTGTCATCATCGTTGATTTGATAGTGGAATCTTGGAACGCTGGCGTTGCTCGGAAGGAGCCTTCACGGCAGGGATATCTGGACAGGGCGTGACGGCCTGTGGGGTTGATGGGATGAGTGAGCTTTTCCTTTGTTTACTGAAGTGATGGATGGATGGTTGGCTTTATTTGCATCATCCTCCACCGGTCTACAGGGACAAATATTTGTATAGGGCCGGACACAGATGCATCCCATATTGGCTGTGGCAATAAAAATTCTCATGTCTGATGTGGTTCATGTGATTCATTTATATGACATCCTTGAAGCTCGATCAGATTATTATAGCTCGAGAAATGGACACCCAACGAGTACATAAtgcaaatgaccaccaaacaagaGTCATAATCACTAGAGTCAAAAAGACAGGGAGTAGTAGACGAGCAACAGTATAGCATGCATACTACTTGTCATTCAACACTGCCGTTCGTTACCAATTCCTTCTGCATCCAAAAAGCAAAGTGAAAGTCTGCTGCAATTATTCTCTTcggaggcaaaaaaaaaaaaaaaagatctcagCCTTATCCACATTATCTATCATGTTTCGACATCCAATCAGAGAGACGGTTCACCACAGATTGATTGGCATGAAGGCATGTTTCATAAACATTCACGGTGGCATTATTAGCCAGAGACAGGATCGCAACTCTAGAATAATAAATAACTCAAACCGTGATCACTAATTTTATTAAAAGACTTCAAATTGACATTCTTATGTTGTAGTTTGGGGAGTCAGAGATCAGGCTTACATATATTCCTCCATAAAAACCGAGGATGATATATCACAGCCATGTCACACGGCACAAGCCTTCTTTCAAGCTTGTGACCCCAGTCCCCGAACATCTGTCGGGGTCGAGGCTATGGAATCTAGCTCCGCAACTCGAACAAAAGAACAAATCGTCTACAAATCAGCAAGCAGTAACATAGAGGTCCATCAAATTGGTCAAGAGTAAGCTACTGTGTCTATCAAACAATTCACACGCGCTGGAGGCTTTTACTGATCTGCCGGTGCCTGTGCTCGAGCCTGAGCCTGAGCCTTGGACTGAACTTGATCTCGAGCCTCGTGTTGCTGTTCTAGGAATTTGTGCATGCACCCAAGCAACTGCACCGCCTTTCTCTTGCCTCGATCGGTGCCACTCTCTGTCATTTCGTACAATGGCCCTATCACACCTTGCACCTGTGCCGCGGCCAGATGCTGCTCCTCACTATTACAAAGGTGCACCAAGATGGTTGCTGCATTTTCCTTGTTCGAAGGAGAACCACTTCGGATCAGCTCCACCAGCAGAGGCAGTGCCTCAGCAGCTCCGATTGCTACCTTGCCCTGGGGATGACTCGAAAGGATTGCCAAAATAGCAAGGGCCTCATCGACCATATCTCCTTGTGGATGCATCAAAAGCCCCATTAGAGTTGGCATCACCCCAGCCTTCAGAACCTTCCCTCTGTTACCCGGAAATATGCACAGGTTGAATAGTGCTGCTGCTGCATCCCTCTTGCCCCGTTGGCTGCCCTCATTGAGCAGCAAAACAAGAGGTTCAATTGCACCAGCCTCACCAATAATAACCTTGTTCGCATCGACAACAGAAAGGCTGAAGAGTGTGGCTGCAGCATTCTCACGTGCTTCCATGCTACCCCTCTTCAGCACGTGGAGTATCCCAACCACAGccctggcagcaattattttgtcCTTGTTGTGCTCATTGATGGAGAGATTGTAAAGAGCAGTGACGGCATGCTCCTGGGTTTGTGAATCAACCGCAGACAGTAAGTCCACAAGGAGAGGAATAGCGCCAGCCTCTGCTATGCAAACTCTGTTGTCACCACTACACTTGGCTAGAAGGCGAATTTCAGCAGCGGCAGTTCTTTGGTCATCAGAGCTCTCGGAAGATAGCTTGAGAATGAGATCAACAACTCTGGCATGCTCTTTAGCAGAACAGAATGAATTGTCAGGACCATGATGGGCGGGGTACTTGAGTAGTTCCATGTCATTTTCCTCACACCATTGGATTATGAGGCCGCGAATCACATGGTTTGGAGTTAATGATGTGCTGGATAACTTCTGTTGTGTCTTTGGGCATGTAACGTGTCCTGCCTTCAGCCACTTCTCGATAAACACACGTTCATAAGTCTGCAAATAGCAACATAAATAAGCCAACAATCTTTTAAGGCATGTGAAAGATGAGATGTAACAAAGGCAAAATTAAGAATGTTATATAAACCTGTCCAGTAGACACAATAACTGGATCTCTCATCAACTCCAACGAAATAGGACATCGGAAATCATCAGGAACGACTGGAGCTTTAGCCATTTCATCACAAGTAAAAACCTTGGCACTTGCTGGAATGCAAATATCAGGGTTCTGAGTCTGCATATAATCCTCGATCTTCTTGAGAACCACAGACATCTTTTTAATAGCCTCTCCAAGATCTCTGTCATCATCGCCCAACAACTCATTCAAGGCAAG includes:
- the LOC103986140 gene encoding dof zinc finger protein DOF5.1 isoform X1: MVFPSVPVYLDPPNWNQQLQAHQQGSSSGGGASQLPPGMAAPRPEGGMSATIRPGSMVDRARLAKIPQPEPGLKCPRCDSTNTKFCYFNNYSLSQPRHFCKTCRRYWTRGGALRNVPVGGGCRRNKRTKSAGGSASRSSTTTTQTGASSSSSTATSSGVGSAITSNALLTPQLPFMASLHPLPDFGATNFGMGFSGIQPVDALDYQLGGGSSGSGSGAPLGGGIGMENLRLPQMQQFSSLGGLDLPQPPAPAPTSGFFPFVGEGGGFVGGSFTWQVQTKPVGSGLITQLASVKMEDSQQLFNFPRPHLGMSRNDPFWSGSGSGGGGGASSSGTGGWATDLSGFNSSSGSIL
- the LOC103986140 gene encoding dof zinc finger protein DOF5.1 isoform X2, with the translated sequence MVFPSVPVYLDPPNWNQLQAHQQGSSSGGGASQLPPGMAAPRPEGGMSATIRPGSMVDRARLAKIPQPEPGLKCPRCDSTNTKFCYFNNYSLSQPRHFCKTCRRYWTRGGALRNVPVGGGCRRNKRTKSAGGSASRSSTTTTQTGASSSSSTATSSGVGSAITSNALLTPQLPFMASLHPLPDFGATNFGMGFSGIQPVDALDYQLGGGSSGSGSGAPLGGGIGMENLRLPQMQQFSSLGGLDLPQPPAPAPTSGFFPFVGEGGGFVGGSFTWQVQTKPVGSGLITQLASVKMEDSQQLFNFPRPHLGMSRNDPFWSGSGSGGGGGASSSGTGGWATDLSGFNSSSGSIL
- the LOC135613148 gene encoding protein spotted leaf 11-like, whose protein sequence is MEEEVKGAAAVVESLLRAVEEIAAISYHRNAYKKQFCNLSRRVRLLAPMFEELRESKKPISEKAVTTLASLGQAIGLAKELLRFGSRGSKISLVLDRDRMMRRFQEVTAQLEQTLGEISFGELDISDEVREQVELVRTQFKRAKERLDTSDAELFNDLSSVYGMSIHAKVDPVLLRRLAEMLQLTTIADLKQESLALNELLGDDDRDLGEAIKKMSVVLKKIEDYMQTQNPDICIPASAKVFTCDEMAKAPVVPDDFRCPISLELMRDPVIVSTGQTYERVFIEKWLKAGHVTCPKTQQKLSSTSLTPNHVIRGLIIQWCEENDMELLKYPAHHGPDNSFCSAKEHARVVDLILKLSSESSDDQRTAAAEIRLLAKCSGDNRVCIAEAGAIPLLVDLLSAVDSQTQEHAVTALYNLSINEHNKDKIIAARAVVGILHVLKRGSMEARENAAATLFSLSVVDANKVIIGEAGAIEPLVLLLNEGSQRGKRDAAAALFNLCIFPGNRGKVLKAGVMPTLMGLLMHPQGDMVDEALAILAILSSHPQGKVAIGAAEALPLLVELIRSGSPSNKENAATILVHLCNSEEQHLAAAQVQGVIGPLYEMTESGTDRGKRKAVQLLGCMHKFLEQQHEARDQVQSKAQAQARAQAPADQ